The proteins below are encoded in one region of Spirochaetaceae bacterium:
- a CDS encoding chemotaxis protein CheW — protein sequence MNTTAEQQKDTTMERFLTFTLGDETYGFPVGVVKEVLESVALTCIPRTTEYMKGVFNLRSSIIPVIDIRLLFKLGKNTDDNQNSVIVVDVVEKEGVTILGILADNVKEVIELSRENIESGDHLNQVEFVRKIGKKDDQFILILDIYSIIKHVDTEINKLTQEEQG from the coding sequence ATGAATACAACTGCCGAACAACAAAAAGATACCACTATGGAACGTTTTTTAACCTTTACCTTAGGTGACGAAACCTACGGCTTCCCCGTAGGGGTAGTTAAAGAGGTGCTAGAAAGTGTTGCCCTTACTTGCATACCGCGTACTACCGAATATATGAAAGGCGTTTTTAATTTACGCAGCTCTATTATTCCGGTTATTGATATAAGGCTACTTTTTAAGCTAGGTAAAAATACTGATGACAACCAAAACAGCGTAATTGTGGTTGATGTGGTAGAAAAAGAAGGTGTAACCATACTGGGGATACTAGCCGACAACGTTAAAGAAGTAATAGAGCTTTCGCGCGAAAATATAGAAAGCGGCGACCATTTAAACCAAGTGGAATTTGTGCGCAAAATTGGTAAAAAAGACGACCAATTTATTTTAATACTGGATATTTACAGCATTATTAAACACGTAGATACCGAAATTAACAAACTAACCCAAGAAGAGCAAGGGTAG